From Pirellulales bacterium, a single genomic window includes:
- the rbsK gene encoding ribokinase produces the protein MTAKRNGVIVLGSINMDLVVRVPRMPRPGETTLGGTFMTNLGGKGANQAVAAARAALASVTFMAAVGDDAYGREALETLGRESHLALDYVRTIPQAATGVALITVDAAGENMISVASGANSIVAPDMIDQLPESVWRAASVFLACLETPLVAVERGLARAKEFGLLTILNPAPACADAGRGELLKLVDVLTPNEGEAITLAGPSAENLSVVDAAQILRRRGAGQVIVTCGRDGCQLVGETVIHIPARQVSAVDTTAAGDAFNGALAVALAEGRSLADAARWASAAAAISVTRPGAIASLATRDEIEHSLAGL, from the coding sequence ATGACGGCAAAGCGCAACGGGGTTATCGTCCTGGGCTCGATCAACATGGACCTCGTGGTTCGCGTGCCGCGCATGCCGCGTCCGGGAGAGACGACGCTAGGGGGAACATTCATGACGAACCTGGGAGGCAAGGGAGCCAACCAGGCAGTCGCGGCTGCCCGTGCCGCGTTGGCGTCCGTGACGTTCATGGCCGCGGTGGGGGATGATGCCTACGGTCGTGAAGCGCTCGAAACGCTTGGGCGTGAATCGCATCTCGCGCTCGATTACGTACGCACGATTCCGCAGGCCGCCACGGGGGTCGCGTTGATCACGGTCGATGCCGCGGGCGAAAACATGATCAGCGTCGCATCGGGGGCGAATTCGATCGTCGCCCCGGACATGATCGATCAACTGCCGGAATCGGTATGGCGTGCGGCGAGCGTTTTTCTCGCCTGCCTGGAAACACCACTCGTAGCTGTCGAACGTGGCCTCGCGCGCGCCAAGGAATTTGGACTATTAACGATCCTCAATCCGGCGCCAGCCTGCGCCGATGCAGGCCGCGGCGAGCTATTAAAGCTGGTCGATGTGCTGACGCCGAACGAAGGGGAAGCTATCACGTTGGCGGGCCCGTCTGCCGAGAATCTTTCCGTGGTTGACGCGGCGCAAATACTGCGCCGCCGCGGCGCCGGGCAGGTGATCGTCACCTGTGGTCGCGACGGATGCCAACTGGTCGGTGAGACAGTGATCCACATCCCGGCTCGGCAGGTTTCGGCGGTCGACACCACGGCGGCTGGCGACGCGTTCAATGGTGCGCTGGCCGTGGCCCTGGCCGAGGGACGTTCGCTTGCGGACGCCGCACGTTGGGCCTCGGCCGCGGCGGCCATCTCGGTCACCCGCCCCGGGGCAATCGCCTCGCTCGCCACGCGCGACGAGATCGAGCATTCTCTGGCAGGCCTGTGA
- a CDS encoding tRNA modification GTPase, translated as MHDPHETIAAIASAAGGAMRGVIRMSGPHAVDCVAPIWTGEDRDGPPLSAIKVSTRLTGSLAVDGFTSAVPCSLLVWPTSRSYTRQPSVEIHTVGVAPILQAILRTLCRHGARLAAPGEFTLRAFLAGRIDLTQAEAVLGVIESRDRHELDVAVSQLAGGLGAPLVRLRDELLDVLAHLEAGLDFVEEDIEFIARDRLREQITTAAAQVRELAERTATRAVLRDAVRVVLVGEPNVGKSSLFNALLKRSAALVSPLAGTTRDYLVGELSLGDVTIELVDTAGLAADSMADSPHLLNSAENNAPQTDGKNIDVAAQLATVRERRHATIEVLCLDCTRSLTAWERSQLELPAHRVVVLTKVDQQRVLGPIEDAIGTSGTTGQGLAALCERLRGAALACGGDSTDVVAATAARCHESLQRAAEALSQALEFVDQHIGEELVAAELRAAIEELGHVVGAVYTDDLLDRIFSRFCIGK; from the coding sequence ATGCACGACCCGCACGAAACCATCGCCGCGATTGCCTCCGCCGCGGGAGGAGCGATGCGCGGCGTCATTCGTATGAGCGGGCCCCATGCGGTCGATTGCGTGGCGCCGATCTGGACCGGCGAGGATCGTGATGGCCCGCCTCTTTCGGCGATCAAGGTCTCGACGCGATTGACCGGATCGCTGGCGGTCGATGGTTTTACATCGGCCGTGCCCTGTTCCTTGTTGGTTTGGCCGACGTCGCGCAGTTACACACGGCAACCGTCGGTCGAAATTCACACCGTTGGCGTGGCGCCAATCCTGCAGGCCATTTTGCGAACGCTTTGTCGGCATGGCGCTCGCCTGGCGGCGCCTGGGGAGTTTACGCTGCGGGCGTTTCTAGCAGGAAGAATCGATCTGACGCAGGCCGAAGCCGTGTTAGGCGTCATTGAGTCGCGCGACCGGCACGAGCTGGACGTCGCGGTCAGTCAACTTGCCGGCGGACTGGGCGCGCCGCTCGTGCGATTGCGCGACGAGTTGCTCGATGTCTTGGCGCATCTCGAGGCGGGACTCGACTTCGTCGAAGAAGATATCGAATTCATTGCGCGTGATCGGTTGCGCGAACAAATCACGACGGCCGCCGCGCAGGTACGCGAGTTGGCCGAGCGTACGGCCACGCGTGCCGTTTTGCGGGACGCCGTACGCGTCGTGCTCGTGGGCGAGCCCAACGTCGGTAAGAGCAGTCTGTTCAACGCTCTGCTTAAGCGCAGTGCGGCACTCGTCTCGCCCTTAGCAGGCACCACGCGCGATTACCTGGTGGGCGAGTTGTCGCTGGGCGATGTAACGATCGAACTCGTCGATACGGCCGGCCTGGCCGCGGATTCGATGGCCGATTCGCCGCACTTGCTAAATTCTGCCGAGAACAATGCTCCGCAAACCGACGGAAAAAACATCGACGTTGCCGCCCAGCTTGCCACGGTACGCGAGCGCCGGCACGCCACGATCGAAGTGTTGTGCCTCGACTGCACGCGTTCGCTTACGGCGTGGGAACGGTCGCAGTTGGAACTGCCTGCTCACCGGGTTGTTGTGCTGACGAAAGTGGACCAGCAGCGAGTGCTCGGTCCAATCGAGGATGCGATTGGCACAAGCGGCACCACCGGCCAAGGGCTTGCCGCGCTTTGCGAGCGACTTCGCGGCGCGGCGCTCGCTTGCGGCGGAGATTCAACCGACGTCGTCGCGGCCACGGCCGCCCGCTGCCATGAAAGTTTGCAACGTGCCGCCGAAGCGCTCTCGCAGGCGCTTGAATTCGTCGATCAGCACATTGGAGAAGAGCTGGTTGCGGCCGAACTCCGCGCCGCGATCGAGGAACTAGGGCACGTCGTCGGCGCGGTCTATACGGACGACCTGCTGGATCGAATCTTCAGCCGCTTTTGCATCGGCAAGTAA